One Microbacterium marinum genomic window carries:
- a CDS encoding DUF4395 domain-containing protein, with amino-acid sequence MAEVRGIDPRGPRFAASITAVLLLVATFLALVGISTARGGIEWFISFADGSQKQIVPAEFVLPASPLLARIADPGFIAVLVIALLFLWGVVAPRTAPWGVLYRKVVQPRLAPPTELEDPRPPRFAQGVGLVVTGVGLVLHLIGVPYALPVAAGLAFVAAFLNAVFGLCLGCQLWLLLQRAGLVGRTA; translated from the coding sequence ATGGCTGAGGTGCGTGGAATCGATCCCCGCGGGCCGCGGTTCGCGGCATCCATCACGGCCGTCCTGCTGCTGGTCGCGACCTTCCTCGCGCTCGTGGGGATCTCGACGGCACGCGGTGGGATCGAGTGGTTCATCAGTTTCGCCGACGGGAGCCAGAAGCAGATCGTGCCGGCCGAGTTCGTCCTGCCGGCTTCTCCCCTGCTCGCCCGGATCGCCGACCCCGGCTTCATCGCGGTGCTCGTCATCGCACTGCTGTTCCTCTGGGGCGTCGTCGCACCGCGCACCGCGCCCTGGGGCGTGCTCTACCGCAAGGTCGTCCAGCCGCGGCTCGCGCCGCCGACCGAGCTGGAGGATCCGCGCCCGCCCCGCTTCGCGCAGGGAGTCGGCCTGGTCGTCACTGGGGTGGGGCTCGTCCTGCATCTCATCGGGGTCCCGTATGCGCTGCCGGTCGCGGCGGGCCTGGCGTTCGTCGCCGCCTTCTTGAACGCGGTGTTCGGATTGTGCCTCGGCTGCCAGCTCTGGCTGCTGCTCCAGCGCGCCGGCCTTGTGGGGCGCACCGCCTGA
- a CDS encoding OsmC family peroxiredoxin encodes MSVTSEATTSWKGSLAEGSGEIALESSNQGPLPVNWKARSEGSTSVTTPEELLAAAHSSCFSMALSHALAQNGTPPESVETTASVTFIPGTGITGSHLNVNATVPGLSAVDFDRIAQEAKTGCPVSAALTGIEITLEATLA; translated from the coding sequence ATGAGCGTCACGAGCGAAGCCACCACCAGCTGGAAGGGGAGCCTCGCAGAGGGCTCCGGCGAGATCGCGCTGGAGAGTTCAAACCAGGGCCCGCTGCCGGTGAACTGGAAGGCCCGCAGCGAGGGATCCACGTCCGTGACGACTCCCGAGGAGCTTCTCGCCGCCGCCCATTCGTCGTGCTTCAGCATGGCGCTCTCGCACGCACTCGCGCAGAACGGCACCCCTCCCGAAAGCGTGGAGACGACGGCATCCGTGACGTTCATCCCCGGCACCGGGATCACCGGGTCGCACCTGAACGTCAACGCGACGGTGCCCGGGCTCTCCGCCGTCGACTTCGACCGGATCGCGCAGGAGGCGAAGACGGGATGCCCCGTCTCGGCGGCGCTGACCGGCATCGAGATCACGCTCGAGGCGACGCTTGCCTGA
- a CDS encoding TIGR01777 family oxidoreductase, with translation MPEGRVVVSGASGLIGRALTESLTADGVEVVHLVRRAPTGPGEVHWEPGSERLDPAVLAGARAVVNLNGASIGRFPWTARYRHELVWSRIHPTQTLARALRDLGEDAPHFVSSSAVGYYPPDGAGRTFDETGARGDAFLSDLCGEWESAAVAAGGDVALLRTAPVVHRDGVLKPLIALTKLGVSGPIGRGTQVWPYISLDDEIAAIRHVIDHRLTGPVNLSGPTRATANDLGFALARRLGRPYVLRAPAFALRLALGKDAVEALLTVDTHVVPAALTSSGFAFRHPTVEDAVAAAV, from the coding sequence TTGCCTGAGGGTCGTGTCGTCGTCTCGGGCGCGTCGGGTCTCATCGGGCGCGCGCTGACGGAGTCACTGACGGCGGACGGCGTCGAGGTCGTCCACCTGGTGCGCCGAGCGCCCACCGGTCCGGGAGAGGTGCACTGGGAGCCCGGCAGTGAGCGCCTCGACCCCGCTGTCCTCGCGGGCGCCCGCGCCGTGGTGAACCTCAATGGCGCCAGCATCGGGCGGTTCCCGTGGACCGCCCGCTACCGGCACGAACTCGTCTGGTCTCGCATCCACCCGACACAGACCCTCGCCCGCGCCCTACGGGACCTGGGCGAAGATGCGCCCCACTTCGTCAGTTCGTCGGCCGTCGGCTACTATCCGCCCGACGGCGCCGGTCGGACGTTCGACGAGACGGGGGCACGCGGTGACGCGTTCCTCTCCGACCTCTGCGGCGAATGGGAGAGCGCGGCCGTCGCCGCGGGAGGAGACGTGGCTCTGCTCCGAACCGCCCCCGTCGTGCACCGCGATGGTGTCTTGAAGCCGCTGATCGCCCTCACGAAGCTGGGCGTCTCCGGACCGATCGGACGCGGCACGCAGGTGTGGCCGTACATCTCGCTCGACGACGAGATCGCCGCGATACGGCACGTCATCGATCACCGCCTCACCGGACCGGTCAATCTCTCCGGCCCCACGCGCGCGACCGCGAATGATTTGGGCTTCGCCCTGGCGCGCCGCCTCGGCCGCCCCTACGTCCTGCGCGCGCCTGCCTTCGCTCTCCGGCTCGCGCTCGGAAAGGATGCCGTGGAGGCGCTGCTCACGGTGGACACGCACGTGGTGCCCGCCGCGCTCACCTCGTCGGGGTTCGCGTTCCGGCATCCCACGGTCGAGGATGCCGTGGCGGCAGCCGTCTGA
- the dapB gene encoding 4-hydroxy-tetrahydrodipicolinate reductase has product MTTRVALVGGTGKLGSIIAEVIEATAGFETVAVLGSASDLSEMDGADLVVDASTPAVSVDIVRAAIDRGINVLVGTSGWSAERIALVRPLVETAGTGAVFIPNFSLGSVIGSALAAASARFFPSIEIVETHRETKVDSPSGTAVRTAELIAAARADTGPVEAPHVDQRARGQQIASVPVHSLRRPGVVAKQETILSGPGESLTIVHDTVDPGAAYAPGIRTALAAARDARGIVVGLDSMIDIGIRLPSSPRADAPVADDASGQAARATGA; this is encoded by the coding sequence ATGACGACGCGCGTTGCCCTCGTGGGTGGGACCGGCAAACTGGGCAGCATCATCGCCGAGGTGATCGAGGCGACCGCGGGATTCGAGACGGTCGCCGTCCTCGGATCGGCCAGCGATCTCAGCGAGATGGACGGCGCCGACCTCGTCGTCGACGCATCCACGCCCGCCGTCTCGGTGGACATCGTGCGCGCGGCGATCGATCGCGGCATCAACGTCCTCGTAGGCACCTCCGGCTGGTCCGCGGAACGCATCGCCCTGGTGCGTCCGCTCGTCGAGACCGCCGGGACCGGCGCCGTGTTCATCCCGAACTTCTCGCTCGGCTCCGTCATCGGCTCGGCGCTCGCCGCCGCCTCGGCACGGTTCTTCCCGTCGATCGAGATCGTCGAGACCCATCGTGAGACGAAGGTCGACTCCCCGAGCGGCACCGCCGTCCGGACGGCGGAACTGATCGCCGCGGCGCGCGCCGACACCGGTCCGGTCGAGGCCCCGCACGTCGACCAGCGTGCACGAGGTCAGCAGATCGCCAGCGTGCCCGTGCACTCCCTCCGCCGCCCCGGTGTCGTCGCCAAGCAGGAGACCATCCTGTCCGGCCCGGGGGAGTCGCTCACGATCGTCCACGACACCGTCGACCCGGGCGCGGCCTACGCACCCGGCATCCGCACCGCTCTGGCCGCAGCCCGCGACGCGCGGGGGATCGTGGTCGGCTTGGACTCGATGATCGACATCGGCATCCGCCTGCCGTCGTCGCCTCGTGCGGACGCACCCGTGGCCGACGACGCGTCGGGGCAGGCAGCCCGGGCCACCGGGGCATGA
- a CDS encoding TSUP family transporter produces MLDGPLLADWLPVSAAALIFLLVAAGVAGWVDAVVGGGGLIQLPALVIAVPQDVSTPYILGTNKLSSFFGTLSASWVYLRSIRVQMNLLVPLVLGAFGGSAVGAALSRYVPREVLTPVVLVAVIAVAAYTLLKPTMGLHHEPRHLGNLAVGWRSLVIGIGVGFYDGILGPGTGSFFVILLVAVLGFGFLQASVNAKIANLTTNLAALAVYGVHGEILLLLGAAMAIANMSGGFIGAKMATRGGSAFVRVVFLVVLSLLIVKLAWDTVVQFTAP; encoded by the coding sequence GTGCTCGATGGTCCGCTGCTCGCCGACTGGCTCCCGGTTTCGGCGGCCGCGCTCATCTTCCTCCTGGTCGCGGCAGGTGTCGCGGGATGGGTCGACGCCGTCGTCGGCGGTGGGGGCCTCATCCAGCTCCCGGCTCTCGTGATCGCGGTTCCGCAGGACGTCTCGACGCCGTACATCCTCGGGACGAACAAGCTGTCGTCGTTCTTCGGGACACTGTCCGCGAGCTGGGTGTACCTCCGCAGCATCCGGGTGCAGATGAACCTGCTCGTGCCGCTCGTCCTCGGCGCATTCGGCGGGTCCGCCGTGGGCGCCGCGTTGTCGAGATATGTGCCACGCGAGGTACTGACGCCGGTCGTGCTCGTCGCCGTCATTGCGGTGGCCGCCTACACGCTGCTGAAGCCGACGATGGGTCTGCATCACGAGCCGCGCCATCTCGGCAACCTCGCGGTCGGCTGGCGATCGCTGGTCATCGGGATCGGGGTCGGGTTCTACGACGGCATCCTCGGACCCGGGACGGGCTCGTTCTTCGTCATCCTGCTCGTCGCCGTGCTCGGGTTCGGCTTCCTCCAGGCGAGCGTCAACGCGAAGATCGCCAACCTCACCACCAACCTCGCCGCGCTCGCGGTGTACGGCGTGCACGGTGAGATCCTGCTCCTTCTCGGCGCAGCCATGGCGATCGCGAACATGAGCGGCGGTTTCATCGGAGCGAAGATGGCCACACGGGGCGGCAGCGCCTTCGTGAGGGTCGTCTTCCTGGTCGTCTTGTCGCTGCTGATCGTCAAGCTCGCCTGGGACACGGTCGTGCAGTTCACCGCCCCGTAG
- a CDS encoding aminoglycoside phosphotransferase family protein, translated as MPQPPAEVILTTASVERLIRAQHPDLAAPVRPVARGWDNAVYRLGDTLAVRLPVRAVAAPLIRNEQRWLPAIAARLPVAVPAPLAVGEPGESFPWHWSIVPWFSGTPASAVDPQARDDIAVEFAQVLLALHTPAPSEAPHNPVRGVPLAARAAAVEPRFIDSPRLREIWQDGCDAPTWPNPPVWVHGDVHPGNLVLQSGGIHALIDFGDMCAGDPACDLAIAWLGFTAVGRARFMAALEGEYDPHIWTRAQAWAAAIAALLADADDAWLRAMSVHAGAELTGA; from the coding sequence ATGCCGCAGCCGCCCGCCGAGGTCATCCTCACCACCGCGTCGGTCGAGCGGTTGATCCGCGCGCAGCACCCCGACCTTGCGGCCCCCGTGCGCCCGGTGGCGCGCGGGTGGGACAACGCCGTCTACCGGCTGGGGGACACGTTGGCCGTGCGGCTCCCCGTCCGCGCCGTCGCGGCGCCGCTGATCCGCAACGAGCAGCGCTGGCTGCCCGCGATCGCGGCGCGTCTGCCGGTGGCCGTGCCGGCACCGCTCGCGGTCGGTGAGCCGGGGGAGAGCTTCCCGTGGCACTGGAGCATCGTCCCCTGGTTCTCGGGCACGCCGGCGTCGGCGGTCGATCCGCAGGCGCGCGACGACATCGCCGTCGAGTTCGCCCAGGTCCTCCTGGCGTTGCACACACCCGCACCCTCGGAGGCGCCGCACAATCCGGTCCGCGGGGTGCCGCTTGCCGCCCGCGCCGCCGCTGTCGAGCCGCGGTTCATCGACTCACCGCGACTCCGAGAGATCTGGCAAGACGGCTGCGATGCCCCGACCTGGCCGAATCCGCCGGTGTGGGTCCACGGCGACGTGCACCCCGGCAACCTCGTCCTCCAGAGTGGCGGCATCCACGCACTCATCGACTTCGGTGACATGTGCGCCGGAGATCCCGCGTGCGACCTCGCGATCGCCTGGCTGGGCTTCACCGCGGTGGGCCGCGCCCGGTTCATGGCGGCGCTGGAGGGCGAGTACGACCCGCACATCTGGACGCGTGCGCAGGCGTGGGCGGCCGCGATCGCCGCCCTCCTCGCCGACGCGGACGATGCCTGGCTCCGCGCGATGTCGGTGCACGCAGGCGCGGAGCTGACCGGGGCCTGA
- a CDS encoding histidine phosphatase family protein, producing the protein MTHYLYLVRHGEHLDAEHGMVDGPLSPRGRRQAELLADRLSGVPLTNVWHSPLERAAETARAVAGRLPAVDPEPTALLFDCVPSGMTPDTPSVYEPFFGGVTEAEVDAGAAQMSDAVAEFLAHRPNAHELLITHNFVIAWFVRHVLDAPTWRWLTLTQANCGLTVLAQRPGRPWTLVTHNDLAHLPMELRTGLPEAPLV; encoded by the coding sequence GTGACGCACTATCTCTATCTGGTGCGCCACGGTGAGCACCTCGACGCCGAGCACGGCATGGTCGACGGGCCGCTCTCGCCGCGTGGCCGCCGGCAGGCGGAGCTTCTCGCCGATCGCCTCTCCGGTGTGCCGCTGACCAATGTGTGGCACTCTCCTCTCGAGCGGGCCGCCGAGACCGCCCGGGCCGTCGCCGGACGGTTGCCCGCGGTCGACCCCGAACCCACCGCACTCCTGTTCGACTGCGTTCCGAGTGGGATGACGCCCGACACCCCGAGTGTGTACGAGCCGTTCTTCGGTGGCGTCACCGAAGCCGAGGTCGACGCTGGCGCGGCGCAGATGTCCGATGCCGTCGCGGAATTCCTCGCGCACCGCCCGAACGCGCACGAGTTGCTCATCACCCACAACTTCGTCATCGCATGGTTCGTGCGCCACGTGCTCGACGCGCCGACGTGGCGCTGGCTCACGCTGACTCAGGCGAACTGCGGTCTCACCGTCCTCGCCCAGCGTCCGGGGAGGCCGTGGACGTTGGTGACCCACAACGACCTCGCGCACCTCCCCATGGAGCTGCGCACCGGACTGCCCGAAGCGCCGCTCGTCTGA
- a CDS encoding aldo/keto reductase, protein MNVFGSAHPPAATAPEQHPSGPLPVQGVPVGEALRVSLGETGFDVFPLVLGAAEFGWHVDLRAAHAILDAYRLRGGNILHTSDSYAAGRSEHVIGQWFRSRGSRDETVLTVRVGRNPDNPGLGSVNLVRAVEASLTRLGTDRIDVLYLDGSADRATVLEDTLATAEWLVETGKIRALAASGYTAAQLVEARILSSAGYPRFTVLDVAYNVLRRDEFDGDLRLVAGAQGIAVTPSQALEHGYLSGAHRDRDRVGGSVRGRQLAASMNRRGARTLRALDRIAGELAVPPAAIAIAWLLAQRVVVAPIANAYAVSHVEELVQGVGVQLSRAHLAEIARAAE, encoded by the coding sequence ATGAACGTGTTCGGCTCGGCACACCCGCCGGCCGCCACCGCGCCCGAGCAACACCCGTCGGGGCCGCTTCCCGTGCAGGGCGTGCCGGTCGGGGAGGCGCTCCGCGTCAGTCTCGGGGAGACCGGATTCGACGTGTTCCCGCTCGTTCTCGGCGCCGCAGAGTTCGGCTGGCACGTCGACCTCCGCGCCGCGCACGCCATCCTCGACGCCTACCGGCTCCGCGGCGGCAACATTCTCCACACCTCCGACAGCTACGCGGCCGGGCGTAGCGAGCACGTCATCGGGCAGTGGTTCCGCAGTCGAGGGTCGCGCGACGAGACCGTCCTGACCGTGCGCGTCGGTCGGAATCCCGACAACCCGGGCCTCGGCTCGGTGAACCTGGTCCGCGCGGTCGAGGCCTCCCTCACGCGGCTCGGGACCGACCGCATCGACGTCCTCTACCTCGACGGCTCGGCGGATCGCGCGACCGTCCTCGAAGACACCCTCGCCACCGCGGAGTGGCTGGTGGAGACAGGCAAGATCCGGGCCCTCGCGGCATCCGGATACACGGCCGCCCAGCTGGTCGAGGCGCGCATCCTCTCCTCCGCCGGATATCCCCGATTCACCGTCCTCGACGTCGCCTACAACGTCTTGCGGCGAGACGAATTCGACGGTGACCTCCGACTGGTCGCCGGCGCGCAAGGCATCGCGGTGACGCCGTCGCAGGCGCTCGAGCACGGGTACCTCTCGGGGGCGCACCGCGATCGGGATCGTGTCGGCGGCTCTGTCCGGGGTCGCCAACTCGCCGCGAGCATGAACCGGCGCGGGGCGCGCACCCTCCGCGCGCTCGACAGGATCGCCGGCGAGCTCGCGGTGCCGCCCGCGGCGATCGCCATCGCCTGGCTGCTGGCGCAGCGAGTCGTCGTCGCACCGATCGCCAACGCATACGCCGTCTCGCATGTGGAGGAGCTCGTTCAGGGCGTCGGGGTGCAGTTGAGCCGCGCGCACCTGGCTGAGATCGCGCGCGCCGCCGAGTGA
- a CDS encoding polyribonucleotide nucleotidyltransferase has protein sequence MEGPEITAAEAVLDNGRFGTRTVRFETGRLAQQAQGAVAAYLDEETMLLSATSAGKHPREGFDFFPLTVDVEERSYAAGKIPGSFFRREGRPSTEAILVCRLIDRPLRPSFVDGLRNEVQIVVTVLSIAPGEYYDALAINAASASTQISGLPFSGPIAGVRLALIPGHGEHADQWVAFPTAAQVDEAVFDLMVAGRVLPDGDVAIMMVEAEATENSWNLIKGGAVKPSEEIVAGGLEAAKPFLKQLVEAQAQMAASSSREPGVYPVFAPYSSEVYDFVAGRAYDDLVNVYQIADKQERQAADDVVKDRVKAELIAAVEADQLPAGAPIEFSAAYKSVTKVVVRGRILSEGVRMDGRGLADIRPLDAEVQVIPRVHGSAVFQRGETQIMGVTTLNMLKMEQQIDSLSPTTSKRYMHHYNFPPYSTGETGRVGSPKRREIGHGFLAERALVPVLPSREEFPYAIRQVSEALSSNGSTSMGSVCASTLSLLNAGVPLRAPVAGIAMGLVSDEVDGQTRYAALTDILGAEDALGDMDFKVAGTSEFITAIQLDTKLDGIPSSVLAAALTQAKEARITILNVLNSAIDAPDEMAPTAPRVISVQIPVDKIGELIGPKGKTINAIQDETGAQISIEDDGTVYIGAVDGPSAEAARAQVNAIANPTNPEVGEQFLGTVVKLAAFGAFVSLLPGKDGLLHISEVRKLAGGKRVENVEDVLGVGQKLLVRITKIDDRGKLSLEPVLEEAADQEGSAAASEGPEAPAEG, from the coding sequence TTGGAAGGTCCTGAAATCACCGCCGCCGAAGCTGTCCTCGACAACGGCCGCTTCGGCACCCGCACTGTCCGGTTCGAAACCGGACGACTGGCCCAGCAGGCGCAGGGCGCCGTGGCCGCCTACCTCGACGAGGAGACGATGCTCCTGTCGGCCACCAGCGCCGGCAAGCACCCCCGCGAGGGCTTCGACTTCTTCCCGCTGACCGTCGACGTCGAAGAGCGCTCGTACGCAGCAGGCAAGATCCCCGGCTCGTTCTTCCGTCGTGAGGGCCGCCCCTCCACCGAGGCGATCCTCGTGTGCCGTCTGATCGACCGGCCGCTGCGCCCGTCGTTCGTCGACGGCCTGCGCAACGAGGTCCAGATCGTCGTCACCGTGCTGTCGATCGCTCCGGGCGAGTACTACGACGCGCTCGCGATCAACGCGGCATCCGCGTCGACCCAGATCTCGGGTCTGCCCTTCTCCGGCCCGATCGCCGGTGTCCGCCTCGCCCTCATCCCGGGCCACGGCGAGCACGCCGACCAGTGGGTGGCGTTCCCGACGGCCGCGCAGGTCGACGAGGCCGTCTTCGACCTGATGGTCGCCGGTCGCGTGCTCCCCGACGGCGACGTCGCGATCATGATGGTCGAGGCCGAGGCCACCGAGAACAGCTGGAACCTCATCAAGGGCGGCGCCGTCAAGCCGAGCGAGGAGATCGTCGCCGGTGGCCTCGAAGCCGCCAAGCCGTTCCTCAAGCAGCTCGTCGAGGCGCAGGCGCAGATGGCGGCTTCGTCGTCGCGCGAGCCCGGCGTCTACCCGGTCTTCGCGCCGTACAGCTCCGAGGTCTACGACTTCGTCGCCGGCCGCGCGTACGACGACCTGGTGAACGTCTACCAGATCGCCGACAAGCAGGAGCGTCAGGCAGCCGACGACGTGGTCAAGGACCGCGTCAAGGCCGAGCTGATCGCCGCCGTCGAGGCCGACCAGCTTCCCGCCGGCGCGCCGATCGAGTTCTCCGCCGCCTACAAGTCGGTCACCAAGGTCGTCGTCCGCGGTCGCATCCTCTCCGAGGGTGTCCGCATGGATGGTCGTGGCCTCGCCGACATCCGTCCGCTCGACGCCGAGGTGCAGGTCATCCCGCGCGTCCACGGTTCGGCGGTCTTCCAGCGCGGCGAGACCCAGATCATGGGTGTCACCACGCTCAACATGCTCAAGATGGAGCAGCAGATCGACTCGCTGTCCCCGACGACGAGCAAGCGCTACATGCACCACTACAACTTCCCGCCCTACTCGACCGGTGAGACCGGCCGTGTGGGCAGCCCCAAGCGTCGCGAGATCGGGCACGGCTTCCTCGCCGAGCGCGCCCTCGTGCCCGTGCTGCCCAGCCGCGAGGAGTTCCCGTACGCGATCCGTCAGGTCTCCGAGGCGCTGAGCTCCAACGGCTCGACCTCGATGGGCTCGGTCTGCGCCTCGACCCTCTCGCTGCTGAACGCGGGCGTGCCGCTGCGCGCTCCCGTCGCCGGCATCGCGATGGGTCTCGTCTCCGACGAGGTCGACGGCCAGACGCGCTACGCCGCGCTGACCGACATCCTGGGAGCGGAAGACGCGCTCGGTGACATGGACTTCAAGGTCGCCGGAACGAGCGAGTTCATCACGGCGATCCAGCTCGACACGAAGCTCGACGGCATCCCGTCGTCGGTGCTCGCCGCCGCGCTGACCCAGGCCAAGGAAGCACGCATCACAATCCTGAACGTGCTCAACTCCGCGATCGACGCCCCCGACGAGATGGCGCCCACCGCGCCCCGCGTCATCAGCGTGCAGATCCCCGTCGACAAGATCGGTGAGCTGATCGGCCCCAAGGGCAAGACGATCAACGCCATCCAGGACGAGACCGGCGCGCAGATCTCCATCGAGGACGACGGCACCGTCTACATCGGCGCCGTCGACGGACCCTCGGCAGAGGCCGCGCGCGCGCAGGTGAACGCGATCGCCAACCCGACCAACCCCGAGGTCGGCGAGCAGTTCCTCGGCACCGTGGTCAAGCTGGCGGCGTTCGGCGCGTTCGTGTCGCTGCTTCCGGGCAAGGACGGCCTGCTGCACATCAGCGAGGTCCGCAAGCTCGCCGGTGGCAAGCGCGTCGAGAACGTCGAAGACGTGCTCGGTGTCGGTCAGAAGCTCCTCGTGCGCATCACGAAGATCGACGATCGTGGCAAGCTCTCGCTCGAGCCGGTTCTCGAGGAGGCAGCGGACCAGGAAGGCTCCGCCGCCGCCAGTGAGGGGCCGGAGGCCCCCGCAGAGGGCTGA
- a CDS encoding DUF5302 domain-containing protein → MSDDEKSAGAASDDVKRKFREALEKKNAHHRRGEAHLDGDSAVHGTHAAVTKREFRRKSG, encoded by the coding sequence ATGAGTGATGACGAGAAGTCCGCCGGCGCGGCATCCGACGACGTGAAGCGGAAGTTCCGCGAGGCGCTCGAGAAGAAGAACGCCCACCACCGACGCGGCGAGGCGCACCTGGACGGCGACTCCGCCGTTCACGGAACGCACGCAGCCGTCACCAAGCGCGAGTTCCGCCGCAAGAGCGGCTGA
- a CDS encoding GDSL-type esterase/lipase family protein has translation MRVAVITESFLPHMNGVTGSVLQVRDHLERAGHDVFVVAPAVRRHALGMPGRSVPSMPLPSYPAVRVSAPPSVTIARDLRRFGADVVHLASPFLLGWQGVIAAESQRMPSVAVYQTDVVAYTARYGIPQATALAEGHVKRLHRRATLTLAPSEAARTQLEGLGVDRVALWGRGVDGIRFSPSRRSEAWRRRVAAGETIVGYVGRLAPEKQVEDLAALAGIQGVRVVIVGDGPSRPSLERALPEAVFLGHLQGDELATAMASFDVFVHPGESETFGQTIQEAQASGVPVVATGRGGPLDLVRSSVDGWLYRPGDRDDLRARVEDLVGDAAKRRAFAASARVAVSGRTWSSLGARLLEHYDRAQHLARLDRDLRVRVWPRPELPGAGGATSAPHERRWSRYVALGDSITEGLCDTSRTPDGAFRGWADRLAQLLALSGNDRNPFRYANLAVRSRRVRHLLEEQLPRCLELRPDLVSILIGANDLVGGPVDIDGLAGEVGGAVRALRANGCDVLLATVFLPERAAAGFLARRFAAYNARLRTIARETGALLLDLEAHPELARLDQWADDRVHLRSRGHRFVAYRAAETLGVPHAEALAGLDEAFHVDEDVPARGTWLRRDALPWIWRRLRGRTAGDGLTAKLPDYVIVSRPTGRATLPQ, from the coding sequence GTGAGAGTCGCGGTCATCACCGAGTCCTTCCTCCCCCACATGAACGGGGTCACCGGTTCCGTGCTGCAGGTGCGGGACCATCTCGAGCGCGCCGGGCACGACGTCTTCGTCGTCGCCCCGGCGGTCCGCAGGCACGCGCTGGGGATGCCGGGTCGCTCGGTCCCCTCCATGCCGCTGCCGTCGTATCCCGCCGTTCGGGTGTCGGCGCCCCCGTCTGTGACGATCGCGCGCGACCTGCGCCGGTTCGGGGCGGACGTCGTCCACCTGGCTTCCCCATTCCTCTTGGGCTGGCAGGGTGTCATCGCCGCGGAGTCCCAGCGGATGCCCTCGGTGGCCGTCTACCAGACCGACGTCGTCGCGTACACGGCGAGGTACGGCATCCCGCAGGCGACGGCGCTCGCGGAGGGGCACGTGAAGCGGCTCCACCGCCGCGCGACCCTCACCCTCGCCCCCTCGGAGGCGGCGCGCACGCAGCTCGAGGGCTTGGGCGTGGACCGGGTCGCGCTGTGGGGACGCGGCGTCGACGGCATCCGATTCTCCCCCTCACGCCGCAGCGAGGCGTGGCGCCGCCGCGTCGCGGCGGGAGAGACGATCGTCGGGTACGTGGGGCGGCTCGCGCCGGAGAAGCAGGTCGAGGATCTGGCGGCGCTCGCCGGCATCCAGGGGGTGCGCGTCGTCATCGTCGGCGACGGCCCGTCGCGGCCGTCACTGGAGCGGGCGCTGCCGGAGGCGGTGTTCCTCGGGCATCTCCAGGGTGACGAGCTCGCGACGGCGATGGCGAGCTTCGACGTGTTCGTGCACCCGGGCGAGAGCGAGACGTTTGGGCAGACGATTCAAGAGGCGCAGGCGAGTGGGGTGCCGGTGGTCGCCACGGGTCGTGGGGGTCCGCTCGACCTCGTCCGCAGCAGCGTCGACGGCTGGCTCTACCGTCCCGGTGACCGCGATGATCTGCGGGCCCGTGTCGAGGACCTCGTCGGGGACGCCGCGAAGCGGCGCGCGTTCGCAGCGTCAGCGCGCGTCGCCGTGTCGGGCCGCACGTGGTCGAGTCTCGGCGCCCGTCTTCTCGAGCACTACGACCGTGCGCAACACCTTGCGCGGCTCGACCGCGACCTGCGCGTGAGGGTCTGGCCCCGTCCTGAGCTCCCCGGGGCGGGCGGCGCCACTTCAGCGCCCCACGAGCGGCGGTGGTCGCGCTATGTCGCGCTGGGCGACTCCATCACCGAAGGACTGTGCGACACGTCTCGGACGCCGGACGGTGCGTTCCGTGGTTGGGCCGATCGCCTCGCGCAGCTGCTGGCGCTCTCGGGGAACGATCGGAATCCCTTCCGCTACGCGAACCTCGCCGTGCGCAGCCGTCGCGTGCGTCATCTCCTCGAAGAGCAGCTGCCGCGGTGCCTGGAGCTCCGGCCCGATCTCGTCTCGATCCTCATCGGCGCCAACGACCTGGTCGGTGGACCCGTCGACATCGATGGCCTCGCGGGCGAGGTGGGCGGAGCCGTGCGCGCCCTGCGCGCCAACGGGTGCGATGTCCTCCTCGCGACCGTCTTCCTTCCCGAGCGCGCCGCGGCCGGGTTCCTGGCCCGCAGGTTCGCGGCGTACAACGCACGGCTGCGGACGATCGCGCGGGAGACCGGTGCCCTGCTCCTCGATCTCGAGGCTCATCCCGAGCTCGCCCGCCTCGACCAGTGGGCCGACGACCGCGTGCACCTGCGCTCGCGCGGGCATCGATTCGTCGCCTACCGCGCCGCCGAGACGCTCGGGGTGCCGCATGCCGAGGCGCTGGCCGGGCTCGATGAGGCCTTCCATGTCGACGAGGACGTCCCCGCGCGAGGAACGTGGCTACGCCGCGACGCGCTGCCGTGGATCTGGCGGCGCCTGCGCGGCCGCACCGCAGGGGACGGGCTGACCGCGAAGTTGCCCGACTACGTGATCGTGAGCCGCCCCACCGGCCGGGCCACCCTGCCGCAATGA